AGCCGCCTACAGGGGAATTCCCCGGAAACCACCGATCCCGACGTGATCTGCGAGCGTATCGCCTGGTCGGAACGGGAGTACGCCTTCACAATGGCCCACCGCGAAGAGTTCTCCGTCGCCCTCCAGCGACATTGAGGAGGAAAACGGTCCGAGGCGCAGCGCTGCAAGTGCAGTCCGTCGGCGCTACTGGCGCTGCACTGAGCTTCAGTGAAGATCCGACTGGACCTCGGTCAGTCGATGCCTTCGACGATGCGGAAGTCGCGCTCGACGCCGTCGGAAAGGGCGACCAGCGCCTCCTGGTAGGCCGCACTCTCGCGCGCCGCGACGGCCTGCTCGAAGCTGTCGAACTCGATCAGGACGGTGCGCTCGGCGATTCCGGCGTCATGCGCCACGACCCGACCGCCACGGACGAGGACCCGACCGCCCCCCGCCTCGACGGCCGGGCGGGCCAGCTTGTTGTACGCAGCCAACTTCTCAGGGTCTGAAATGGTGCGGTAGACGCTGACCCAGTAGCCCTTGGGCATGGAACCTCCAGTGTTGGGATGAGTGCATCTGACTTACGGGTTGGTCTCGGACGAGCGTCGGCGGGCGAGAGCGAGGCTTGTCAGCGTCGTGATCACCATGGCGCCGATGCCGACCAGCGCCGCGGTGGTGTAGGCGCTGTCGTCGGGGAAGAGGTGGCCGGGGCCGGTGCCCGCGGCGAGGATCAGGCCGCCGATGGCGCTGCCCAGGGAGTACCCGACGCTGCGGACGACGTAGTTGAAGCTCATGGCGCTCGACGTCTCGCTCCTGGGGGTGACGGCCAGGATGACGCCAGGCATCGCGGCCGAAAAGCCGCCGACGCCGAAGCCGAGCACGCCCATCGCCGCGAACAGTTCGGCCAGGTCCGACCGGGCCGCCGCGAACAGAGCGAACCCGCCGCCGACCACGACGGCGCTGCCGGCCAGGAGCAGGGGGTCGGCGATCCGCGACCGGACCCGCGGCGTGAGCTTGCCGGCGACGAACCCCAGCACCGAGAACGGGATGAGGACCAGCCCGGCGACGAAGGTCGTCAGCCCGAAGCCGTAGCCGGCGGCGTGCGGCGTCTGCGCGTACCGGGTGATGAGCGTGAGCAGGAGGTACATGCCGATCCCGCCGACGAACATGGCGAGGTTCGCCCCGGCGACCGCCGGGTGCCGCACCGCCCGCACATCGACCAGGGGCGTCGTGCTGCGCAGCTCGATGACGGCCCAGACGCAGAGCAGCACCACCGCGACGACGGCGAGGCCCGCCGCCACGGCGAGGTGCCGGCTCCACAGATTCCGTTCGCCGGCGAGGAACAGCACCAGCAGCAGCACAGCGGCCAGGACGACCGCGCCTGCCACGTCCACGTGGGCGGAGCGGCCTTCGGGGGCTTCGGGCATGGAGCGCCACGCGGTCAGGAGGGCGGCGGCGGTGACGACCAGGCCGAGGCCGTAGGCGGCCCGTACCCCGCCGAGCTCGGCGAGCAGTGCGGCCAGCGGGTAGCCGACGCCGGCCCCGATGATCGAGACCACCGAGATCAGGGCGATCACGGCCGCGCTGCGCTCCTCGGGGAGGTGGTCCCGGGCCACGCCCATCATCAGCGCCGTCAGCCCGAGCCCGACGCCCTGGGCCGCCCTGCCGGCCAGCAGCCACGCGAACGGCAGCGGCAGCACGGTGAGCGCGCTGCCGGCGACGACGACCGCCAGCGTGGCGAGGATCGTGGCCCGCCGGTGCGGGCCGGCTCCGAGCCGCCCCAGGACCGGCGTGGCGACGGCGCCGCTGAGCAGCGCGACGGTCAGCGTCCACTGCGCGCTGCCGAGCGAGACGTGGAACGAGGTCGCCACGCTGGTGATGAGCGGCGTCCCGAGGCTGGCGACCGCCGCCACGACCAGAGCGATGAACATCAGGGCGGGGACCAGCAGCCGCGCCTCGGAACGCGCCACTGAGAACGCCTTCACCGCGACCCCGCCGACCGGCTGCCCGGTCACTGCGTCGGCCCTTCGCGGTCCTGGCTTTCGAGCTCTGCCAGATGCTTCAGCGCCGGAAGGGCCGCCACCAGCGCCTCGACCTCGTCGCCGGTGAGCTCGCCGATCAACCGCTCGAACGCGTGGACGCCCGCCTGGCGCCGCGTCCGGACGTAGGAGGCGCCGGCCTCGGTCAGGC
The Streptomyces sp. CGMCC 4.7035 DNA segment above includes these coding regions:
- a CDS encoding DUF1330 domain-containing protein yields the protein MPKGYWVSVYRTISDPEKLAAYNKLARPAVEAGGGRVLVRGGRVVAHDAGIAERTVLIEFDSFEQAVAARESAAYQEALVALSDGVERDFRIVEGID
- a CDS encoding MFS transporter; amino-acid sequence: MTGQPVGGVAVKAFSVARSEARLLVPALMFIALVVAAVASLGTPLITSVATSFHVSLGSAQWTLTVALLSGAVATPVLGRLGAGPHRRATILATLAVVVAGSALTVLPLPFAWLLAGRAAQGVGLGLTALMMGVARDHLPEERSAAVIALISVVSIIGAGVGYPLAALLAELGGVRAAYGLGLVVTAAALLTAWRSMPEAPEGRSAHVDVAGAVVLAAVLLLVLFLAGERNLWSRHLAVAAGLAVVAVVLLCVWAVIELRSTTPLVDVRAVRHPAVAGANLAMFVGGIGMYLLLTLITRYAQTPHAAGYGFGLTTFVAGLVLIPFSVLGFVAGKLTPRVRSRIADPLLLAGSAVVVGGGFALFAAARSDLAELFAAMGVLGFGVGGFSAAMPGVILAVTPRSETSSAMSFNYVVRSVGYSLGSAIGGLILAAGTGPGHLFPDDSAYTTAALVGIGAMVITTLTSLALARRRSSETNP